A genomic segment from Frateuria edaphi encodes:
- a CDS encoding pyridoxal phosphate-dependent decarboxylase family protein, with protein MNAAFDLPPEAPRDHTLDACFLGPYGENDTLLEKLLVEFLRDHVYWRRNFHPEDPPAIATSAASHPDYLAFESRMRRELHQLSAALKKSVPFHSPRYIGHMASDLLLPGLAAQMLTLPYNPNNVSEDAAPVTVDLEVQAGLQLARMLGYPHDPARPDCAFGHLTSGGTVANYQALRLALALKAFPVALRAARVPDLVLPEDDWTAFNLSPAAAIGLLEQWQRWLATLASPVRAQWRAWVEAERVEHRGLAGFFAAHPQLRVPRVLAPITAHYSWSKGVKLLGLGRENLELLPTRDMRLDADALGERLQRLVRAREPVLLCVAVLGGTEYGTIDPVHEVLEAREASRASGLDFAVHVDAAWGGYLATVFRHEDGSLRPREEVAADYVHFPARDVHAAFAALGGTDSVTVDPHKLGYLPYGAGAFVCRDHRAMALLAERADYVFHGATPADYLARYRNLGQYIPEGSKPGATAAAVYVTHKVLPLDHAHFGRLPRATLQAAEAFHARAKRCADELAGCVHVLVPFAPDSNLVCLALNPHGNRDAAAANAFVRALHDELRCDVHQPLQVKEFFGSVTSLRPDVLGQAQTRRILDALGLEPFALDGNEDSLLILRHTLMNPYLIDHENGISYIDRYFDYLGRRLRALAAAR; from the coding sequence GCCGGCGATCGCCACGTCGGCCGCCAGCCATCCGGACTACCTCGCCTTCGAATCGCGCATGCGCCGCGAGCTGCACCAGCTTTCGGCGGCGCTGAAGAAGTCGGTGCCGTTCCACAGCCCGCGCTACATCGGCCACATGGCCTCGGACCTGCTGCTGCCCGGACTGGCCGCGCAGATGCTCACCCTGCCCTACAACCCCAACAACGTCAGCGAGGATGCCGCGCCGGTCACCGTCGACCTGGAAGTGCAGGCCGGCTTGCAGCTGGCGCGCATGCTCGGCTACCCGCACGACCCCGCGCGGCCGGACTGCGCGTTCGGCCACCTCACCTCCGGCGGCACCGTCGCCAACTACCAGGCGCTGCGCCTGGCGCTGGCCCTGAAGGCGTTCCCGGTCGCGCTGCGCGCGGCACGGGTGCCGGACCTGGTCCTGCCCGAAGACGACTGGACCGCCTTCAATCTCTCGCCGGCCGCGGCGATCGGCCTGCTTGAGCAGTGGCAGCGCTGGCTGGCCACGCTGGCGTCGCCGGTACGCGCGCAATGGCGTGCATGGGTGGAGGCCGAACGCGTCGAACACCGCGGGCTGGCCGGCTTCTTTGCCGCGCACCCGCAGTTGCGCGTGCCGCGCGTGCTGGCGCCGATCACCGCGCACTACTCCTGGAGCAAGGGCGTCAAGCTGCTGGGACTGGGCCGCGAGAACCTCGAACTGCTGCCCACGCGCGACATGCGGCTGGACGCCGATGCCCTGGGCGAGCGGCTCCAGCGGCTGGTCCGGGCGCGCGAGCCGGTGCTGCTGTGCGTGGCAGTGTTGGGCGGCACCGAATACGGCACCATCGATCCCGTACACGAGGTGTTGGAGGCACGCGAGGCGAGCCGCGCGAGCGGGCTGGATTTCGCCGTGCACGTCGATGCCGCCTGGGGCGGCTACCTCGCCACGGTGTTTCGCCACGAGGACGGCAGCCTGAGGCCACGCGAGGAAGTCGCCGCCGACTACGTGCATTTCCCGGCGCGCGACGTGCATGCCGCGTTCGCCGCGCTGGGCGGTACCGACTCGGTCACCGTCGATCCGCACAAGCTCGGCTACCTGCCCTACGGCGCCGGCGCCTTCGTCTGCCGCGACCACCGCGCCATGGCGTTGCTCGCCGAGCGTGCCGACTACGTCTTCCACGGCGCCACGCCGGCCGACTACCTCGCCCGCTACCGCAACCTCGGCCAGTACATCCCCGAAGGCTCCAAGCCGGGCGCGACCGCCGCCGCGGTCTACGTCACGCACAAGGTGCTGCCGCTGGACCACGCCCACTTCGGCCGCCTGCCGCGCGCCACCCTGCAGGCGGCCGAGGCCTTCCACGCGCGGGCAAAGCGCTGCGCGGACGAGTTGGCCGGCTGCGTGCATGTGCTGGTGCCCTTTGCACCCGACAGCAACCTGGTGTGCCTGGCGCTCAACCCCCACGGCAACCGCGACGCGGCGGCCGCCAACGCCTTCGTGCGCGCGCTGCACGACGAACTGCGCTGCGACGTGCACCAGCCGCTGCAGGTGAAGGAGTTCTTCGGTTCGGTCACCAGCCTGCGCCCGGACGTGCTCGGCCAGGCGCAGACCCGGCGCATCCTGGACGCGCTGGGGCTGGAGCCCTTCGCGCTCGATGGCAACGAAGACTCCCTGCTGATCCTTCGCCACACGTTGATGAACCCGTACCTGATCGATCACGAAAACGGCATCAGCTACATCGACCGCTATTTCGATTACCTCGGACGGCGCCTGCGTGCGCTGGCCGCAGCACGGTGA